One segment of Bradyrhizobium sp. CB2312 DNA contains the following:
- a CDS encoding DUF1428 family protein: MRYVDGFVLAVPKDKIEAYKALARTACAVWMEHGALDYIECIGDDVPYGELTSFPRAVMAKEDEVVVFSWIIYRDRETRDAVNKKVMADARLKGGDMPFDGKRMIYGGFTTLLQAHSP; encoded by the coding sequence ATGCGCTATGTCGATGGTTTCGTGCTAGCCGTGCCCAAGGACAAGATCGAGGCCTACAAGGCGCTGGCGCGAACGGCCTGCGCGGTCTGGATGGAGCACGGCGCACTCGATTATATCGAGTGCATCGGCGACGACGTGCCCTATGGCGAGCTGACCTCGTTTCCGCGCGCGGTGATGGCGAAGGAGGACGAGGTGGTCGTGTTCTCCTGGATCATCTACCGCGATCGCGAGACCCGCGATGCCGTCAACAAGAAGGTGATGGCGGATGCGCGGCTGAAGGGCGGCGACATGCCGTTCGACGGCAAGCGCATGATCTATGGCGGCTTCACGACGCTGCTTCAGGCGCACTCGCCGTAG
- a CDS encoding site-specific integrase — MSIATNIQKRPGRTSYYVRVGVPLKLQPVLKRKEIWQSLKTTDPRQARDRAAPVIASFRAQFADLEQRREPSPADLQAAVWSHYETELNQDAQARAALPTDAATREAANTLATDIEAGRVPWSADPIVQLNATIELIVMKDAAKFDRERRAVQLAELKKQLATGETALIEWKADEVIHSERLLIAKGSPAYRDLCQRLQRAQVEVLERAAERDAGKWSGVPSDPIVVPADLTQGKRVAAPGETLMELYDKFKAERIGDARPDTWDQNRKIVKLFAEFVGGASHVTTINRKAVRNWKQALAQWPVKAADTKAFQGMSFRKIIEANETVKKPAISQKSVNKYLAALGSFARWLLQNEYIDDDVMSGMYLSIDKRRKNRFPFTEQQLQTIFNSPLFGSCLGDEAESKPGNVAVRDWRYWIPLIAIYSGARLGELCQLLTEDVYQLHGAWVFHISDLGDEEKSTKTEGSKRVVPVHSRLIELGFLDYHAGVIARGEARLFPQVVRDKRGYFGEASKFFNGYFKAVGVKVDKRVNFHSFRHNVADAFRAAGYLDEQHGVLLGHTKASTTGRYGVLKEGPLRDRVMMIEAISFSL, encoded by the coding sequence ATGTCGATCGCCACAAACATCCAAAAGCGTCCCGGTCGCACGTCCTACTATGTTCGCGTCGGCGTCCCGCTGAAGCTTCAGCCGGTGCTTAAGCGGAAAGAGATTTGGCAGTCCCTCAAGACCACCGACCCACGGCAGGCGCGCGACAGAGCGGCGCCCGTGATCGCTTCGTTCCGCGCACAGTTCGCTGACCTGGAGCAGCGCCGCGAACCCTCCCCCGCCGATCTCCAGGCCGCCGTGTGGTCGCATTACGAGACCGAGCTGAACCAGGACGCCCAGGCGCGCGCGGCGCTACCGACCGACGCCGCGACCCGGGAAGCTGCGAACACGCTCGCAACCGATATCGAGGCCGGCCGGGTGCCCTGGTCCGCCGACCCCATAGTGCAACTCAATGCGACCATTGAGCTGATCGTCATGAAAGACGCGGCGAAGTTCGACCGCGAGCGCCGCGCCGTTCAGCTTGCCGAGCTTAAGAAGCAGTTGGCGACCGGTGAGACTGCTCTGATCGAATGGAAGGCCGATGAGGTGATCCATAGTGAGCGGCTGCTGATCGCCAAGGGCTCGCCAGCCTATCGTGACCTTTGCCAGCGCTTGCAGCGCGCCCAGGTCGAGGTGCTCGAGCGGGCCGCCGAACGTGATGCCGGCAAGTGGTCCGGCGTGCCCTCTGATCCGATTGTGGTGCCTGCCGACCTAACCCAGGGCAAGCGAGTTGCCGCGCCGGGTGAAACGCTAATGGAACTTTACGACAAGTTCAAAGCCGAGCGGATTGGAGACGCGCGGCCGGACACCTGGGACCAGAACCGCAAGATCGTGAAGCTGTTCGCCGAGTTTGTCGGCGGGGCCTCACACGTCACTACCATCAACCGGAAGGCTGTCCGAAACTGGAAACAGGCCTTGGCGCAATGGCCGGTGAAGGCGGCGGACACCAAGGCATTTCAGGGCATGTCCTTCCGCAAGATCATTGAGGCGAACGAGACGGTCAAAAAGCCCGCGATCAGCCAGAAGAGCGTGAACAAATATCTCGCGGCGCTAGGCAGCTTCGCGCGCTGGCTGCTCCAAAACGAATATATCGACGACGACGTGATGAGCGGCATGTATCTGTCGATCGACAAGCGGCGGAAGAACCGATTCCCGTTCACCGAACAACAGCTACAGACGATCTTCAACTCGCCGCTGTTCGGCTCATGCCTGGGCGACGAAGCCGAGAGCAAGCCCGGCAACGTCGCAGTGAGGGATTGGCGCTACTGGATTCCCTTGATTGCGATCTATTCGGGTGCGCGCCTGGGCGAGCTGTGCCAGTTGCTCACCGAGGACGTCTATCAGCTTCACGGCGCATGGGTCTTCCACATCAGCGACTTGGGTGACGAAGAGAAGTCGACCAAGACAGAAGGCTCAAAGCGCGTGGTGCCGGTGCATTCCAGACTGATCGAGCTGGGCTTCCTCGACTACCATGCAGGCGTAATTGCGCGAGGCGAGGCGCGGCTGTTTCCCCAAGTGGTGCGTGACAAGCGCGGCTATTTCGGCGAGGCCTCAAAGTTCTTCAATGGCTACTTCAAGGCCGTTGGCGTGAAAGTGGACAAGCGCGTCAACTTCCATAGTTTCCGCCACAACGTCGCTGATGCGTTCCGCGCTGCCGGTTACCTGGATGAGCAGCATGGCGTGCTGCTGGGGCACACGAAGGCCAGCACGACGGGGCGCTACGGTGTGCTGAAAGAAGGCCCGCTGCGGGATCGGGTGATGATGATCGAGGCCATTAGCTTCTCTCTTTGA
- a CDS encoding gene transfer agent family protein, protein MTKSTGREITWAGGTHTFDLGHPWVRRVIAWRGINGHAPHALLTRLGGEIYSSEDVERVIELGLIGGGMTERDVEALLDAHVRDKPLNHSAPVASTVLAMLIVGADNASA, encoded by the coding sequence ATGACTAAATCGACCGGCCGCGAAATCACATGGGCGGGCGGCACCCATACGTTTGACTTAGGGCATCCGTGGGTCAGGCGCGTGATTGCTTGGCGCGGCATCAACGGACACGCGCCGCACGCTCTGCTCACACGCCTTGGAGGTGAAATTTATAGCTCCGAAGATGTAGAGCGCGTCATCGAGTTGGGCTTGATCGGCGGCGGCATGACGGAGCGCGACGTTGAGGCGCTGCTTGACGCCCACGTGCGCGATAAGCCGCTGAATCACAGCGCGCCAGTCGCTAGCACGGTTCTGGCCATGTTGATTGTAGGAGCCGACAATGCCAGCGCCTAG
- a CDS encoding terminase TerL endonuclease subunit, producing MMMKTRSASSDTYPHWIFDGSPIPDPFGHANRAVRFLRSLKHPKSTLARKQFQLDPWQERIVRAIYGPRDAAGNRIVSVVVILVPRGNRKTSLSAALALLHTIGPERVSGGEVIFAASDRSQAGIAFKEARGIVQADTKHLVPVTKVYDAFNSAKKITYPGDGTELEVISADAPSKEGRTPAFVLADELHIWRGADLWKVLTNGLDKIDNSLLVVATTAGRGQDNIAHEVIERARKIARGDIVDPTWLPVLFESPADVDYASEDAWRRVNPGSAHGYPSIKGYQRHIARAKDSPTERDSLLQYKLNVWLDHSTSPLVAMDLYDQGAAPIDYEALRGAPCWVGVDMSKTIDLSAVVACFRDGDTYTVLPHFFCPEADVRKRGDLDGVNYASWAKDGFITATPGNVIDNAAVADYIRSLAERFQVQEIGFDVAYAQAVMALLSDEFGERIVTMRQGWVTQSPALNTLEAAIIGSNFRHGGHPVLRWNFANVAIHKDANDNRIIHKSKSTDRIDGAAATWMAVSRAAAGEGHRSLYDLPNAVDLLSW from the coding sequence ATGATGATGAAAACCCGCTCAGCATCGTCTGACACTTATCCGCACTGGATTTTCGACGGCTCGCCCATTCCCGACCCCTTCGGGCATGCCAATCGGGCCGTGCGCTTTCTCCGGTCGCTCAAGCATCCCAAGTCAACGCTCGCGCGGAAGCAATTCCAGCTCGACCCGTGGCAGGAACGTATCGTGCGCGCGATCTACGGGCCTCGCGACGCTGCCGGGAACCGGATTGTCTCCGTTGTCGTGATCCTGGTCCCGCGCGGCAACCGTAAGACCAGCCTATCCGCCGCCCTGGCGCTGCTCCATACCATTGGCCCCGAACGCGTCTCCGGCGGCGAAGTGATCTTTGCCGCCAGTGACCGCAGCCAAGCCGGTATCGCCTTTAAGGAAGCGCGCGGCATCGTTCAGGCGGATACCAAGCATCTCGTCCCGGTGACAAAGGTTTATGACGCCTTCAACAGCGCGAAAAAGATCACCTATCCCGGCGACGGGACCGAATTGGAAGTCATCTCGGCTGATGCACCGAGCAAGGAAGGCCGAACGCCGGCTTTCGTTCTGGCTGACGAACTCCATATCTGGCGCGGGGCTGATCTTTGGAAGGTTCTCACCAACGGCCTGGACAAGATCGACAACAGCTTGCTTGTGGTCGCCACCACCGCCGGTCGGGGGCAGGACAACATCGCCCATGAAGTGATTGAGCGCGCCCGCAAGATCGCGCGCGGCGACATCGTTGACCCGACGTGGCTCCCGGTCCTGTTCGAGTCACCGGCCGATGTGGACTATGCCAGCGAGGACGCGTGGCGGCGGGTTAACCCCGGCAGTGCGCACGGCTATCCGTCGATCAAGGGATACCAGCGTCACATCGCGCGGGCGAAGGACAGCCCTACCGAGCGCGACAGCCTATTGCAATACAAGCTCAACGTCTGGCTTGACCATTCGACATCGCCCTTAGTGGCAATGGACCTTTACGACCAGGGCGCGGCGCCGATCGACTATGAGGCCTTGCGCGGTGCGCCGTGCTGGGTTGGCGTCGATATGTCCAAGACGATCGACCTCTCTGCCGTCGTCGCGTGCTTCCGGGACGGCGATACCTACACCGTGCTGCCGCACTTCTTTTGCCCTGAGGCTGATGTCCGCAAGCGCGGCGATCTCGACGGCGTGAACTATGCCTCATGGGCAAAGGACGGCTTTATCACAGCGACGCCCGGGAACGTCATCGATAACGCTGCGGTCGCGGATTACATCCGATCGCTGGCAGAACGCTTCCAGGTCCAGGAGATCGGCTTTGACGTAGCCTATGCGCAAGCCGTCATGGCGTTGCTGAGCGACGAATTCGGCGAACGTATCGTCACTATGCGGCAAGGATGGGTGACGCAATCGCCCGCGCTCAACACGCTTGAGGCGGCAATCATCGGCAGCAACTTCCGGCACGGCGGCCATCCGGTCTTGCGCTGGAACTTCGCGAACGTCGCCATCCACAAAGACGCAAATGACAACCGGATCATTCACAAGAGCAAGTCGACCGATCGCATTGACGGCGCGGCCGCAACTTGGATGGCCGTATCGCGCGCTGCTGCGGGTGAAGGCCACCGATCGCTATATGACCTCCCGAACGCTGTTGACCTTCTATCGTGGTGA
- a CDS encoding phage terminase small subunit P27 family: MRGRKPQLAADANALDASTRPPSWLSKHAKAEWRRVMPELAKRRILTPADLGCLESYCIAIGRIRELEILLRAGIDPKLCRMQDKAMVTARQLAAELGLTPVSRSRPAVRDNNDQDDDENPLSIV, translated from the coding sequence ATGCGCGGGCGAAAACCACAACTTGCTGCTGATGCGAACGCACTCGATGCCTCGACCCGGCCGCCATCCTGGTTGAGCAAGCACGCCAAGGCAGAATGGCGCCGCGTCATGCCGGAGCTTGCCAAGCGTCGCATCCTCACGCCGGCCGATCTGGGATGCTTAGAAAGCTACTGCATCGCTATCGGCCGTATCCGCGAGCTGGAGATTCTCCTGCGCGCAGGCATCGATCCCAAGCTTTGCCGCATGCAGGACAAGGCCATGGTGACGGCTCGCCAGCTTGCCGCTGAGCTAGGGCTTACCCCAGTTTCGCGCTCGCGGCCGGCTGTCCGCGACAACAACGACCAGGATGATGATGAAAACCCGCTCAGCATCGTCTGA
- a CDS encoding head-tail adaptor protein — protein sequence MRAGNLDRIIEIQRRTTGLDLYGTVIDTWTTYATMRAQLLKNATDDREGERGHTTNVVLTFRMYYFASLSLNDRLLYEGHQYDVKQITEIGRRVGMDVACERVGP from the coding sequence ATGCGCGCCGGCAACCTCGACCGCATCATTGAAATCCAGCGCCGCACCACCGGCCTGGACCTCTACGGGACCGTGATCGACACCTGGACCACCTATGCCACGATGCGGGCGCAGCTCCTCAAGAATGCCACTGACGATCGGGAGGGCGAGCGCGGGCACACCACCAACGTCGTGCTGACCTTCCGCATGTATTACTTCGCCAGCCTCAGCCTCAATGACCGGCTGCTCTATGAGGGCCATCAGTATGACGTGAAGCAGATCACCGAGATCGGCCGCCGCGTTGGGATGGACGTTGCTTGCGAGAGGGTTGGGCCGTGA
- a CDS encoding DUF3168 domain-containing protein encodes MTVSDPSLALQKAIRSRLIASPELMTLVQADHVMDANGRPEIMPAVYIGEGQTIFRRWDATSHATLHVWFAEPGLVQCKEAVSAIVAALRIDAQADGVLRIDGFAVHDMQASQTRYLRDPHGSFSHGVVTVAAIVKAD; translated from the coding sequence ATGACCGTTTCCGACCCGTCTCTCGCCCTCCAGAAGGCTATCCGATCGCGGCTCATCGCGAGCCCGGAACTGATGACCCTGGTCCAGGCCGACCATGTGATGGACGCCAATGGCCGTCCGGAGATCATGCCGGCCGTCTATATCGGCGAAGGCCAGACCATCTTCCGGCGCTGGGACGCGACCAGCCACGCCACTCTTCATGTGTGGTTTGCTGAACCGGGCTTGGTTCAATGCAAGGAAGCCGTCTCCGCCATCGTCGCGGCGCTGCGGATTGATGCCCAGGCGGATGGCGTGCTGCGGATCGACGGCTTCGCCGTCCATGACATGCAGGCTTCCCAAACGCGGTATCTCCGCGACCCGCACGGCTCGTTCAGCCACGGGGTGGTCACGGTCGCGGCGATTGTGAAGGCGGATTGA
- a CDS encoding head-tail connector protein, with the protein MPGITLDQAKAHLNVTLDADDALLTDKLAAAKAWVSAYTAGDPDADTTPAPIREAVLQLTAHLYQNREASLVGITAMALPFGFLDLLAPYRAFAF; encoded by the coding sequence ATGCCCGGCATCACCCTGGACCAAGCCAAGGCCCACCTGAACGTCACCCTGGACGCTGACGACGCGCTGCTTACCGACAAGCTGGCGGCGGCAAAGGCGTGGGTTTCGGCCTACACCGCCGGCGATCCGGACGCGGACACCACACCCGCGCCGATCCGGGAGGCGGTGCTGCAATTGACGGCGCACCTCTATCAGAACCGGGAGGCCAGCCTTGTCGGCATCACCGCAATGGCGCTGCCGTTTGGTTTCCTCGATTTGTTGGCCCCTTACCGCGCGTTTGCCTTCTGA
- a CDS encoding HNH endonuclease signature motif containing protein, translating to MCGKPAVVVDHIKPHRGDRALFWDKGNWQPLCTHHHNSTKQRLERSK from the coding sequence ATGTGCGGCAAGCCTGCCGTCGTGGTCGATCACATCAAGCCGCACCGAGGCGACCGCGCCTTGTTCTGGGACAAGGGCAATTGGCAGCCGCTCTGCACCCATCATCACAACAGCACCAAACAACGTCTCGAAAGGTCCAAGTAG
- a CDS encoding phage major capsid protein, with protein sequence MKTAHALEFKDTGDADDPIADVAKQLADLRTTLETKAANDNRLTERLDRIEAKINRPGNKSAANDNEPQVETKALNSFLRGGLQSLDDVEKKTLNLGTTTAGGFVVAPDYSTRVIEGLTQFSPLRSLANVMSIGTTETYIPILTSGTDGGWVTETGPRPSAEPAFDQANIKTFEYAATLPVSVQLLEDSAVDLASLLQRWITKKFGKAEASAFVVGDGNGKPTGLLHTPADYTQIVADQDGSDFLEKLINLFYALPGEYANVGAWMMKRSTMGFIRQLADVSPLRRSMWSDSLANGTPATLLGRPIFEAPDMDGILSTASPGAETYPVVFGDYASAYQIVDRVGVAVMRDDFTGADNGIVKLRARRRVGGKPILPEAVVVLKATA encoded by the coding sequence ATGAAGACTGCGCATGCACTCGAATTCAAAGATACCGGTGACGCGGACGATCCGATTGCCGACGTCGCCAAGCAGTTGGCGGACCTGAGGACGACCCTCGAAACGAAGGCGGCCAATGACAACAGGCTCACTGAGCGGCTGGACCGAATCGAGGCCAAGATCAATCGGCCCGGCAATAAGTCGGCGGCGAACGACAATGAGCCCCAGGTCGAAACGAAGGCACTGAACAGCTTCCTCCGCGGCGGCTTGCAGTCGCTCGACGACGTCGAAAAGAAGACGCTGAACCTCGGCACCACCACGGCCGGCGGCTTCGTGGTCGCACCCGACTATTCAACCCGCGTCATCGAGGGCTTGACCCAGTTCTCGCCCCTGCGCTCGCTCGCCAATGTCATGTCGATTGGCACCACCGAGACCTACATTCCGATTTTGACCTCCGGCACCGATGGCGGCTGGGTCACGGAAACCGGTCCACGTCCGTCGGCTGAACCCGCTTTCGATCAGGCGAACATCAAGACCTTTGAGTATGCAGCGACGCTTCCGGTGTCGGTGCAGCTCCTGGAGGATAGCGCCGTCGATCTCGCCAGTCTGTTGCAGCGCTGGATCACCAAGAAATTCGGCAAGGCGGAAGCAAGCGCTTTCGTTGTCGGCGACGGCAACGGCAAGCCCACTGGTTTGCTGCATACGCCGGCCGATTACACCCAAATCGTCGCCGACCAGGACGGTTCCGACTTCCTGGAAAAGCTGATCAATCTGTTCTACGCGCTGCCGGGCGAATACGCGAACGTCGGCGCATGGATGATGAAGCGCTCCACCATGGGCTTCATTCGCCAGCTCGCCGACGTTTCGCCACTCCGCCGCAGCATGTGGTCCGACAGCCTCGCCAACGGCACGCCCGCCACGCTCTTGGGCCGCCCGATCTTCGAAGCGCCCGACATGGACGGCATCCTGAGCACCGCTTCGCCGGGCGCCGAGACCTATCCGGTCGTCTTCGGTGACTACGCCAGCGCATACCAGATCGTCGATCGGGTCGGCGTCGCTGTGATGCGCGACGACTTCACCGGTGCCGACAACGGCATCGTGAAGCTGCGCGCCCGGCGCCGCGTCGGTGGCAAGCCGATTCTGCCGGAAGCCGTCGTCGTCCTCAAGGCAACGGCATAA
- a CDS encoding HK97 family phage prohead protease, producing the protein MDRLEVKATLSVNDEGEITGIAWPFNAGPDSYGDLITKGAFGTILPDLPILYQHRPDDLVGTWNEVKETDEGLTVKGQLHLDQPRARSIRAMLKTGLVTGLSIGFRTKASRKQARGRIIDALDLAEISLVRDPAHSRARITGTKSDDAARAVADLIKRFTASLKS; encoded by the coding sequence ATGGACCGCCTTGAAGTCAAAGCAACGCTCAGCGTTAACGATGAAGGTGAGATCACCGGCATCGCTTGGCCGTTCAACGCCGGCCCCGACAGCTACGGCGATCTGATCACGAAGGGCGCTTTTGGGACGATCTTGCCCGACCTGCCCATTCTGTATCAGCACCGGCCTGACGACCTAGTCGGCACCTGGAACGAAGTGAAGGAAACTGACGAGGGCCTCACCGTTAAGGGCCAGCTTCACCTCGACCAGCCGCGCGCGCGTTCCATTCGCGCGATGCTCAAGACCGGCTTGGTCACCGGCCTTTCGATCGGCTTCCGGACCAAGGCCTCACGCAAGCAAGCCCGGGGACGCATTATCGACGCGCTCGACCTCGCTGAAATCAGCTTGGTCCGCGACCCCGCCCATTCTCGCGCCCGGATTACCGGCACGAAATCCGACGACGCGGCGCGTGCCGTGGCCGACCTCATCAAGCGATTCACGGCATCGCTTAAATCCTAG
- a CDS encoding gene transfer agent family protein, which translates to MTSYTTFFGDGEHSFRLTPAQIGELEAKCGSGIGMIANRLFSRSNFTQADVTETIRLALIGGGTTPKRAHELIVAYVDGRPLIEPYELAARILERTLLGNPHEDQRK; encoded by the coding sequence ATGACCTCTTACACCACGTTCTTCGGCGACGGCGAGCACTCGTTCAGGCTCACGCCGGCACAGATCGGCGAGCTTGAAGCCAAGTGCGGCTCCGGCATCGGCATGATCGCCAATCGGCTGTTCTCGCGCAGCAACTTCACCCAGGCAGACGTAACCGAGACCATCCGGCTCGCGCTCATCGGCGGCGGCACCACGCCCAAGCGCGCCCATGAACTGATCGTGGCCTACGTGGACGGCCGCCCCCTGATCGAACCCTACGAGCTCGCGGCTCGAATTTTGGAGCGGACGCTCCTCGGCAACCCTCATGAGGACCAACGGAAATGA
- a CDS encoding phage portal protein: MSIASRLKSLLGIEIKVAPSLADGSGYYFDLFGATPTLAGVVVTPHSAMTCAPVACAVRSISEAAGSLPLHVYKKLPDGGKEKATDHPLYKLLHDAPNSWAPAALFRTQLMADALLQPHGSFALINRVDGGKPAELIRLDPQTQSVAVDTSDLEPAYKLNGREIDGADLIHIPTPAYDARKGLVGEGRNAIALALVLERHASRLFGNAARPSGVLSLKGTVTEATLTNAKAAWQASQGGDKAGGTAVLPTDAAWQPLTFNSVDSQFLEMRTYAVAEIARLYRVPLHMLMQVDRAQPRSIESIGQEFLSQALLPRLKSFEQELELKLLTPEERDQYAIEFNIDGFARADLLARAQALSATVSARILNPNEARQIGFGLPAYEGGDVFENFNTSSAHAGGALNSGGANDNQEEAA, translated from the coding sequence TTGTCTATCGCTTCCCGCCTCAAATCGCTTCTCGGTATCGAGATTAAAGTCGCGCCCAGCCTCGCTGACGGCAGCGGCTATTATTTCGATCTGTTCGGCGCGACTCCGACCCTGGCCGGCGTGGTTGTGACCCCGCACAGCGCCATGACTTGCGCGCCTGTCGCGTGCGCAGTCCGCTCGATCTCCGAGGCGGCCGGCTCGCTCCCCCTTCACGTTTACAAGAAGCTTCCGGACGGCGGCAAAGAGAAGGCCACCGACCACCCGCTCTATAAGCTCCTGCATGATGCGCCGAATAGCTGGGCGCCGGCAGCGCTGTTTCGCACCCAGCTGATGGCCGACGCGTTGTTGCAGCCGCACGGCAGCTTCGCGCTGATCAATCGCGTTGATGGTGGCAAGCCCGCAGAACTGATCCGACTGGATCCGCAAACCCAATCCGTGGCGGTTGATACCAGTGACCTGGAGCCTGCTTACAAGCTCAACGGTCGCGAGATCGACGGCGCGGACCTGATCCATATTCCGACGCCGGCATACGATGCTCGTAAGGGCCTCGTCGGCGAAGGCCGCAACGCCATCGCGCTTGCCCTGGTCCTGGAGCGCCACGCTTCGCGCCTCTTCGGTAACGCCGCGCGCCCGTCCGGTGTGCTGAGTCTCAAGGGCACGGTAACGGAAGCGACCCTGACGAACGCAAAGGCCGCATGGCAGGCATCGCAGGGCGGCGACAAGGCCGGCGGCACCGCAGTGCTGCCCACCGATGCAGCTTGGCAGCCGCTGACTTTCAACAGCGTCGATAGCCAATTCCTCGAAATGCGGACCTATGCGGTCGCTGAGATCGCGCGATTGTATCGTGTCCCGCTGCACATGCTGATGCAGGTCGATCGCGCTCAACCTCGCAGCATTGAATCGATCGGCCAAGAATTCCTCTCGCAAGCTCTGTTGCCCCGGCTGAAGTCCTTTGAGCAAGAGCTTGAGTTGAAGCTCCTGACGCCCGAAGAGCGCGACCAGTATGCCATCGAATTCAACATCGACGGCTTCGCCCGCGCCGATCTGCTCGCGCGCGCCCAGGCTCTGAGCGCAACCGTCTCCGCGCGCATCCTCAATCCGAACGAAGCCCGACAGATCGGTTTCGGATTGCCGGCCTATGAGGGTGGCGACGTATTCGAGAACTTCAACACATCATCCGCACATGCCGGTGGCGCGCTCAATTCCGGCGGCGCCAATGACAATCAGGAGGAAGCCGCATGA
- a CDS encoding tripartite tricarboxylate transporter substrate binding protein, producing MRSMWLGLVSAVLLAVSPVKAQDGYPSKQVTVIVPFAAGGTADIFARMVSNHLQVKLGKPFVVENVGGAGSILGVTRLAKSAPDGITLGLASTSALAINPSLYGPKLSYQPDKDLTPVAQISVVPNVLVVNPNKIKARTVPELIAYLKANPDKVSFGSAGVGTSQHLAAELFQQMTGTKMVHVPYKGSSQMLTDVLSGQIDLAFDNVPLLLPQVKTGQLAMLATATPKRADFDPQVPTVAEFLPGFEAVAWHGFFVPAGTPKPIVEKLSAEIRAFMQQPETVQKMAELGATAVAVDSGPFKAYIAAETERWKKVIEAANIKMD from the coding sequence ATGCGATCGATGTGGCTTGGTCTTGTGTCGGCAGTGCTGCTGGCGGTGTCCCCGGTGAAGGCGCAGGACGGCTATCCGTCCAAGCAGGTGACGGTGATCGTCCCCTTCGCCGCGGGCGGCACCGCCGACATCTTCGCGCGCATGGTGTCCAACCATCTGCAGGTGAAGCTCGGCAAGCCGTTCGTGGTCGAGAATGTCGGCGGCGCCGGCTCGATCCTCGGCGTGACGCGGCTGGCGAAATCGGCGCCCGACGGCATCACGCTCGGCCTTGCGAGCACCTCCGCGCTCGCGATCAATCCGTCGCTCTACGGGCCGAAGCTGAGCTACCAGCCGGACAAGGATCTGACGCCGGTCGCGCAGATCAGCGTCGTGCCCAACGTCCTCGTGGTCAATCCCAACAAGATCAAGGCGCGCACCGTGCCGGAGCTGATTGCCTACCTCAAGGCGAACCCGGACAAGGTTTCTTTCGGATCGGCGGGCGTCGGCACCTCGCAGCATCTCGCCGCCGAGCTGTTCCAGCAGATGACCGGCACCAAGATGGTGCACGTGCCCTACAAGGGCTCGAGCCAGATGTTGACGGACGTGCTCAGTGGTCAGATCGATCTTGCCTTCGACAATGTGCCGCTGCTGCTGCCGCAGGTGAAGACCGGCCAGCTCGCGATGCTTGCGACCGCAACGCCCAAGCGCGCCGATTTCGATCCGCAAGTGCCGACGGTCGCCGAATTCCTGCCCGGCTTCGAGGCCGTCGCCTGGCATGGCTTCTTCGTCCCCGCCGGCACGCCGAAGCCGATCGTCGAAAAGCTCTCCGCCGAGATCCGCGCCTTCATGCAGCAGCCGGAGACGGTGCAGAAGATGGCCGAGCTCGGCGCGACCGCGGTCGCGGTGGATTCCGGGCCCTTCAAGGCCTACATCGCCGCCGAGACCGAGCGCTGGAAGAAGGTGATCGAGGCCGCGAACATCAAGATGGACTAG